In the Pogoniulus pusillus isolate bPogPus1 chromosome 4, bPogPus1.pri, whole genome shotgun sequence genome, one interval contains:
- the FBLN1 gene encoding fibulin-1 isoform X3 — translation MDDLGGTRPLRLLLLLALVPSLWGQDLPMEECCENGIEWANKNRICTSLPFIAESRECSVTQAQCCRSQVQKQSCADGMEFASVRDECDSHSADNSTCEAEYFKTCCYCCLLGKAAEIQGQGCEPNPKLGQQCGTVFRACCVKDQGGIHVSISDDVPKREQVEISKEELDQEDPYLHDGCRGGGPCSQQCRDTGSSYVCSCFVGYQLQPDGVNCEDINECITGTHSCGIGQTCVNTLGSFRCQRDTSCGTGYELTDDSRCKDIDECETGTHNCPPDFICQNTPGSFRCRPKLQCMNGFIQDALGNCIDINECLSSSMPCPAGQICINTDGSYMCQRISPNCGRGYHLNEDGTRCVDVDECSSSNQPCGEGHVCINGPGSYRCECKPGYSFDVISRTCIDINECRRYPGRLCAHKCENTPGSYYCTCTTGFKLSADGRSCEDLNECESSPCSQECANVYGSYQCYCRRGFQLSDIDGISCEDIDECALPTGGHICSFRCVNVPGSFQCTCPSTGYRLAPNARNCQDIDECVAESHNCSLNETCFNIQGGFRCLSLECPENYRKSGDTRCERLPCNENKECQSLPLRITSYHLSFPTNIQVPTDIFRMGPASAVPGDTVTLSIVSGNAEGLFTTKTLNHHSGIVVMQRQITEPRDLLLTVQMRLWRRGTLSTFIAKLFIFVSAQL, via the exons cgTGACGCAGGCGCAGTGCTGCCGCAGCCAGGTGCAGAAGCAGTCCTGCGCGGACGGGATGGAGTTCGCCAGCGTGCGGGACGAGTGTGACTCACACAGTGCCGACAATTCCACCTGTGAGGCTGAGTACTTCAAG aCATGTTGTTACTGTTGCTTGCTGGGAAAGGCTGCTGAAATTCAAGGCCAGGGTTGTGAACCCAACCCAAAGCTCGGGCAGCAGTGTGGGACTGTCTTCAGAGCCTGCTGCGTGAAAGACCAAGGCGGCATCCATGTGTCCATCAGCGATGATGTCCCTAAAAGGGAGCAAG TTGAAATTTCAAAGGAGGAACTGGACCAAGAAGATCCCTACCTGCATGATGGCTGTAGAG GTGGTGGGCCCtgctctcagcagtgcagggacACAGGATCCAGCTACGTCTGCTCCTGCTTTGTCGGCTATCAGCTTCAGCCAGACGGTGTCAACTGTGAAG ACATCAACGAGTGCATCACTGGCACTCACAGCTGTGGCATTGGGCAGACCTGTGTCAATACGCTGGGGTCCTTCCGCTGCCAGCGAGACACCAGCTGCGGGACCGGCTATGAGCTGACCGATGACAGTCGCTGCAAAG ATATTGATGAGTGTGAGACTGGTACTCATAACTGCCCCCCCGATTTTATCTGCCAGAATACTCCAGGCTCTTTCCGTTGCCGACCCAAGCTGCAGTGCATGAATGGGTTCATACAGGACGCTCTGGGCAACTGCATTG ATATCAATGaatgcctgagcagcagcatgccCTGCCCGGCTGGGCAGATATGTATCAACACTGATGGCTCCTACATGTGCCAGCGAATCTCTCCCAACTGTGGCCGCGGTTATCATCTCAATGAGGATGGAACAAGATGTGTAG ACGTGGATGAATGCTCATCCTCTAACCAGCCTTGTGGAGAAGGACATGTTTGCATAAATGGCCCCGGCAGTTACCGCTGTGAGTGCAAGCCTGGCTACTCTTTTGATGTCATCAGCAGGACCTGTATCG ATATCAACGAATGCAGGCGCTACCCAGGCCGCCTTTGTGCTCACAAGTGTGAGAATACTCCTGGCTCCTACTACTGCACTTGCACCACGGGGTTCAAGCTTTCAGCTGACGGCAGGTCATGTGAAG ATTTAAATGAGTGTGAGAGCAGCCCCTGTAGTCAAGAGTGTGCCAACGTGTACGGCTCCTATCAGTGTTACTGCCGCCGTGGCTTCCAGCTCAGTGACATAGATGGCATCTCCTGTGAAG ACATTGACGAGTGTGCTTTACCCACGGGGGGGCACATCTGCTCCTTCCGATGCGTCAATGTTCCCGGCAGCTTCCAATGCACGTGTCCCTCCACTGGTTACAGGCTGGCACCCAATGCTCGCAACTGCCAAG ATATTGACGAGTGTGTCGCAGAGAGCCACAACTGCTCTTTGAACGAGACCTGCTTTAACATCCAGGGCGGCTTCCGCTGCCTGTCTTTGGAGTGCCCGGAGAACTACCGCAAGTCGGGAGACAC TCGCTGTGAGCGCTTGCCTTGTAATGAGAATAAGGAGTGCCAGAGCCTGCCCCTGAGAATAACCTCCTATCACCTCTCTTTTCCTACCAACATCCAAGTGCCCACCGACATTTTCCGCATGGGCCCTGCCAGTGCTGTCCCCGGGGACACAGTCACACTGTCCATCGTCAGCGGGAACGCAGAGGGGCTGTTCACCACAAAGACACTGAACCACCACAGTGGCATTGTGGTCATGCAGCGGCAAATCACAGAGCCCAGAGACCTTCTCCTGACCGTTCAAATGCGACTTTGGCGCCGTGGAACCCTCAGCACGTTCATTGCCAAACTCTTCATCTttgtctctgcccagctctga